GCCGACATGGGCGAAACCACACTCGTCGCCATCGACCTGCGCGTGGGCGGCGCGTGGCGGTACGTGATGGTCACGCATGACGGCGTCGAGGTCGCGTTCCACGGCGAGTACTTGGAAGTCGTCCCGAACGAACGCCTCGTTTCCACCGAAGTCTACGAGAACCTTCCGCCGGACGTTCCGCAAGAGACGGCCGTCAACACGGCGACGTTCACCGAAGAGAACGGTCGCACGATCCTCACCATCCTCGTCACCCACTCGACGCGCGAACACCGAGACGGCCATCTGAAGTCCGGCATGGAAGGCGGCTTGCAAAAAGCGCTGCACCTCCTCGAAAGCGTCGCCCGCGGCCTCGCCTGACTCGACATGCCGCACGTGGAACGCCGCCGCAACGACCTCGACCCCACGAAGTCACATCTCCGCGAGGTGCGGTCGGTTCGAGAACGTGGTCGGGGCGGCAGGCGAGAGCAAGCTCGGCGCGGATCTCCGTTCGAGCGACTGCGCGAAGAAGGCGCGACCTTGTCGGCGACGGCGCACGCGCTGAGGAAGCCGTCACGTCCGTCGCTCACCTACTGATGGGCCGCGTCGCCGAACGCGTTCCGCGCCCTGCGAAGGTGCCGGTGCTACTCGCGAGACCACGCGCCCACGACCTTCGAGACGCGGACAGCCGTGACAAGCGTGGCAATGCCCCGTGATGCCGCGCTCGAACGAAGCGAGACCGGCCTTTTCAGACGGTCTCGCCTTCGTCAAATCCTCTTGCGCTCTCCGGTCGGCCAAAGCGCGCCGAGGAACAGCAGCGCGGCGATCGCGACGCCGCCGACACGCTCGCCCGTCAACATGCCCGACCACGCGAGGGCGAGCTGCCACACGTGCAGCACGAAGAGGACGGCCATCAGCAGGCGCAGGAACACGAGTCGATTCATGACGAGAGTCTAACGTAACTTTCCGCCGCGTCCCGACGTCACTTCCCGGCGCTTCCCGGCAGGGGCGGCAGATTGGCGGCGAGGCGCGTCACGCGATCGGCGAAGTCGAGGATGGTCGTGCGCTGCTGACGCAAGTCCACGGCGACGTTGACGTTCGTGGCGGCGATGCGGCTTTGCAAGGCGCGCAAGTCGCTCGTCTGCCGATCGGCGGGCACGCGGGCGAGGGTCGCGGCGGCGTTTTGCAAGTTCGTGTTCGCCGTACCGAAGTTGCGGCGATCGAGATCGGCGGCGCTTTGGTACAAGCTCGCCCGCGTGGACTGCACGAGGGCCACCACGCGAGCGTCGTCACGCTGCTTCGTCGTGTCGTTCAAGTTCGAGCGCAACCCCGCCACGGGTCCCTGACCGACGTACCAACCCGCCCCGAACAGCACCACGCCGAGCACGAGGGCGAGCAGCAGACGCATCGGAAGACCGTTGGTACGCCGAGGTTCGGTCGAGCTTGGGTCGGTCAT
This genomic window from Deinococcus yavapaiensis KR-236 contains:
- a CDS encoding SRPBCC family protein, which codes for MTAASEGKTATVTLPSDRQILITREFDAPAHLVFKAFTTPELVGRWWSADMGETTLVAIDLRVGGAWRYVMVTHDGVEVAFHGEYLEVVPNERLVSTEVYENLPPDVPQETAVNTATFTEENGRTILTILVTHSTREHRDGHLKSGMEGGLQKALHLLESVARGLA